In Schistocerca serialis cubense isolate TAMUIC-IGC-003099 chromosome 3, iqSchSeri2.2, whole genome shotgun sequence, the following proteins share a genomic window:
- the LOC126470092 gene encoding innexin inx2 — MFDVFGSVKGLLKLDSVCIDNNLFRLHYKATVIILIAFSLLVTSRQYIGDPIDCIVDEIPLAVMDTYCWIYSTFTIPNRLNGKIGLEVAHPGVGAHVAGKDEVKYHKYYQWVCFVLFFQAILFYIPRYLWKTWEGGRIKMLVLDLNSPVVNEQSKADRKKLLVDYFATNLHTQNFYAYRFFICEALNFVNVVGQIYFMDLFLDGEFTTYGSDVVRFTEMEPEERSDPMSRVFPKVTKCTFHKYGPSGSVQTFDGLCVLPLNIVNEKIYVFLWFWFVILSVLTGIGLVYRLATAMGPQMRMYLLRARSRLAPQDQIETISNKCQIGDWFVLYQLGKNIDPLIYKELVADLAKKLEGKEIV, encoded by the coding sequence ATGTTTGACGTGTTCGGCTCCGTTAAGGGGCTACTGAAATTAGACTCCGTTTGTATTGACAATAACTTGTTTCGTCTGCACTACAAAGCTACTGTTATAATTCTGATTGCATTTTCGCTGTTGGTGACATCGCGTCAGTACATCGGCGACCCAATTGACTGTATTGTGGATGAAATTCCTCTTGCTGTGATGGATACATACTGCTGGATTTACTCTACGTTCACTATTCCAAATCGTTTAAATGGCAAGATAGGGCTAGAAGTGGCTCATCCAGGTGTGGGCGCCCATGTAGCCGGAAAAGATGAGGTGAAGTATCACAAGTATTATCAGTGGGTGTGTTTTGTGCTTTTCTTCCAAGCTATCTTGTTTTATATCCCAAGATATTTGTGGAAGACTTGGGAAGGTGGTCGAATCAAGATGCTTGTGCTAGACTTGAATAGCCCTGTAGTAAACGAACAATCCAAAGCAGATCGTAAGAAGCTCCTAGTGGACTACTTTGCCACAAATctacacacacaaaatttctatgCTTATCgcttttttatttgtgaagcattgaATTTTGTCAACGTCGTTGGACAAATTTACTTTATGGATcttttcttggatggagagttcACAACTTATGGTTCAGATGTTGTACGATTTACAGAAATGGAACCTGAGGAGCGATCTGATCCCATGAGCAGAGTGTTTCCAAAGGTGACGAAATGCACTTTCCATAAATACGGTCCATCGGGTAGTGTGCAAACATTCGATGGTCTCTGCGTCCTTCCTCTGAATATTGTCAACGAGAAGATCtacgtttttctgtggttttggttTGTCATTCTGTCAGTTCTCACAGGAATAGGTCTTGTGTATCGTCTAGCAACTGCGATGGGACCACAGATGCGCATGTATCTTCTGCGTGCTCGCTCTCGTTTGGCGCCGCAAGACCAGATAGAAACAATCTCCAATAAATGCCAGATAGGAGATTGGTTCGTATTGTATCAGCTGGGTAAGAATATAGATCCGCTAATTTATAAAGAACTGGTTGCGGATCTAGCTAAGAAGTTAGAAGGTAAAGAAATAGTATAA